The Cellulomonas sp. P24 genome contains a region encoding:
- a CDS encoding acetate/propionate family kinase produces the protein MNSLVLVINSGSSSIKYQLVDVGTEEALATGIVERIGLEMGKIKHEGPDGTTVLEQPVPDHDAGMAVVLSLFEKHGPHIDESLLAAVGHRIVQGGSIFAGPAVIDDTVLAQISDLSSLAPLHNPAHVSGIKAARHAFPTVPHVAIFDTSFHQTLPPAAYTYAIDRELAAKYAIRRYGAHGTSHLYVSHKTAALLGKDPSEVNVIVLHLGNGASATAVRAGKSVETSMGLTPLEGLVMGTRSGDIDPAVLFHLSRQAGMTTDELDDLLNRRSGMLGLCGYTDMRDLHDAVAAGDEVARTALEVYFHRIKGYVGNYYAQLGHVDAIAFTAGIGENDDVVRAGALAGLERLGISVDPERNAGRKKQPTVISPDGAEVTVMVVPTNEELEIARQSLETVSA, from the coding sequence GTGAACTCTCTCGTCCTCGTCATCAACTCCGGCTCGTCGTCGATCAAGTACCAGCTCGTCGACGTCGGCACCGAGGAGGCCCTCGCGACGGGGATCGTCGAGCGCATCGGCCTGGAGATGGGCAAGATCAAGCACGAGGGACCCGACGGCACGACCGTGCTCGAGCAGCCCGTCCCGGACCACGACGCCGGCATGGCGGTCGTGCTGTCCCTGTTCGAGAAGCACGGACCGCACATCGACGAGTCGCTGCTCGCTGCCGTCGGCCACCGGATCGTGCAGGGCGGCAGCATCTTCGCCGGTCCGGCGGTCATCGATGACACGGTCCTGGCCCAGATCAGCGACCTGTCCTCGCTCGCCCCGCTGCACAACCCGGCGCACGTCTCGGGCATCAAGGCCGCCCGGCACGCGTTCCCCACGGTCCCGCACGTGGCGATCTTCGACACGTCGTTCCACCAGACCCTGCCGCCGGCGGCGTACACCTACGCGATCGACCGGGAGCTCGCCGCGAAGTACGCGATCCGGCGCTACGGCGCCCACGGCACGTCACACCTGTATGTGTCGCACAAGACCGCTGCCCTGCTCGGCAAGGACCCGAGCGAGGTCAACGTCATCGTCCTGCACCTCGGCAACGGCGCATCGGCGACCGCGGTCCGCGCGGGGAAGTCGGTCGAGACCTCGATGGGCCTCACCCCGCTCGAGGGCCTCGTGATGGGCACCCGCTCGGGCGACATCGACCCGGCGGTCCTGTTCCACCTGTCACGCCAGGCGGGAATGACCACCGACGAGCTCGACGACCTGCTCAACCGCCGGTCCGGGATGCTCGGCCTGTGCGGCTACACGGACATGCGCGACCTGCACGACGCGGTCGCGGCCGGGGACGAGGTCGCCCGCACCGCCCTCGAGGTGTACTTCCACCGCATCAAGGGCTACGTCGGCAACTACTACGCCCAGCTCGGTCACGTCGACGCGATCGCGTTCACCGCCGGGATCGGTGAGAACGACGACGTCGTGCGTGCGGGTGCCCTGGCCGGCCTGGAGCGGCTCGGGATCTCGGTCGACCCGGAGCGCAACGCGGGTCGGAAGAAGCAGCCCACCGTGATCTCCCCGGACGGTGCCGAGGTGACCGTGATGGTCGTCCCGACCAACGAGGAGCTCGAGATCGCCCGCCAGTCGCTGGAGACCGTCAGCGCCTGA
- a CDS encoding CocE/NonD family hydrolase C-terminal non-catalytic domain-containing protein: MVESDDDHRVVHVRVELPPIANRFSTGHRIRVDVTSSNFPRVDVNPNVLESAGGSAARIATNGVRVGGARGASIALPVLPVESLVPVRAGEADQVSAGERSL; encoded by the coding sequence GTGGTCGAGAGCGACGACGATCATCGCGTTGTCCACGTGCGAGTGGAGCTGCCGCCGATCGCTAATCGCTTCTCGACCGGCCATCGCATTCGTGTGGACGTGACGTCGTCCAACTTCCCGCGGGTGGACGTCAACCCCAACGTTCTCGAGAGTGCTGGTGGCAGCGCTGCCAGGATCGCGACGAACGGAGTCAGGGTGGGCGGCGCGAGAGGCGCCTCCATCGCACTTCCTGTTCTTCCGGTCGAGTCCTTGGTGCCGGTTCGTGCAGGTGAGGCCGATCAGGTCTCGGCTGGTGAACGGTCGCTCTAG
- a CDS encoding IS3 family transposase (programmed frameshift), translating into MAKPYPQEFRNDVVAVARKGQAPLSQIAKDFGVSEGSLANWMKQADVEDGKRPGLSEDERKQLREANKRIRLLEQENEVLRRAAAYLSQANLPKIVFPLVREMAAAGARIRVPVAVACRVLGLTTQGYYKWLKNPVSQRDWDDAHLIDVLYEIHQDDATLGYRFLTDELADEHGIVVGENRVHRLCGIAGIYASHAKKKTSKPGATGPAPHDDLLAVVDEHGVVRHEFVAEAPNKVWLWDISEHPTREGKLYICAIKDLYSNKIVGYSIDSRMKASLAVSAMRNAIALRSPVRTICHSDRGGQFRAKKTQRLLANNGLVGSMGRSYGAGDNASMESFFSLLQKNVLDTRRWDTRQELRLAMVTWIETKYNRRRRQRALGKLTPVEFEMIYAAADAA; encoded by the exons GTGGCAAAGCCCTATCCTCAGGAGTTCCGCAACGACGTCGTGGCCGTGGCCCGCAAGGGCCAGGCACCGCTGTCTCAGATCGCGAAGGACTTCGGCGTCTCCGAAGGCTCGCTGGCGAACTGGATGAAGCAGGCCGATGTCGAGGACGGCAAGCGTCCCGGTCTGAGCGAAGACGAGCGCAAGCAGTTGCGTGAGGCGAACAAGAGGATCCGCCTGCTCGAGCAGGAGAACGAGGTCCTACGGCGCGCTGCTGCCTACCTGTCGCAGGCCAACTTGCCG AAAATAGTCTTCCCTCTCGTCCGTGAGATGGCCGCGGCCGGCGCCCGCATCAGGGTGCCGGTCGCGGTGGCGTGCAGGGTCCTGGGTCTGACGACGCAGGGGTACTACAAGTGGCTCAAGAACCCCGTGTCCCAACGGGACTGGGACGACGCCCACCTCATCGACGTCCTTTACGAGATCCATCAGGACGATGCGACGCTGGGCTACAGGTTCCTCACCGACGAGCTGGCCGACGAGCACGGCATCGTCGTGGGCGAGAACCGCGTGCACCGGCTGTGTGGCATCGCCGGCATCTACGCCTCTCATGCGAAGAAGAAGACCAGCAAGCCAGGTGCCACCGGCCCCGCTCCGCATGACGACCTCCTCGCGGTGGTTGACGAGCACGGCGTGGTCCGTCACGAGTTCGTCGCCGAGGCTCCCAACAAGGTCTGGTTGTGGGATATCTCCGAGCACCCCACGCGCGAGGGCAAGCTCTACATCTGCGCGATCAAGGACCTGTACTCCAACAAGATCGTGGGCTACTCCATCGACTCGCGGATGAAGGCGTCGCTGGCGGTCTCAGCGATGCGGAACGCGATCGCCCTGCGCTCACCGGTGAGAACGATCTGTCACTCGGACAGGGGCGGTCAATTTCGCGCCAAGAAGACCCAGCGCCTGCTCGCGAACAACGGCCTGGTCGGTTCGATGGGCCGCTCATACGGAGCCGGCGACAACGCCAGCATGGAGAGCTTCTTCTCCCTGCTCCAGAAGAACGTCCTGGACACCCGCCGCTGGGACACCCGCCAGGAGCTCCGGCTGGCGATGGTGACCTGGATCGAGACCAAGTACAACCGTCGCCGCCGACAGCGCGCCCTGGGCAAGCTCACCCCCGTCGAGTTTGAGATGATCTACGCAGCCGCAGACGCGGCCTGA